The proteins below come from a single bacterium genomic window:
- a CDS encoding glycosyltransferase family 2 protein gives MSPVTTRAADVAPIDVVIVSFNCSKHLAKCLDGLRECSHSFNLRTVVVDNASSDGTVEWLRSAFQDVRVIENSQNVGFAAGCNVGMLSGRAEFVLLLNPDCVIDVESLRNLVECLTEHPMAACVAPRLRSGTKILPPVYRSVVTLREFLAKMLLLDRVARRIRPQERLGEKMCSAAVSASSGAQEVDYFVGACVLCRRSHLQSVGMFDPGFFLYFEDQDLSLRLRERGFDVMFCPDVLV, from the coding sequence ATGTCACCTGTTACAACACGTGCAGCGGACGTTGCGCCGATCGATGTCGTCATAGTTAGCTTCAACTGCTCGAAGCACCTTGCCAAGTGTCTTGATGGGCTTCGGGAGTGCAGCCACTCGTTCAATTTGAGGACAGTCGTGGTTGATAATGCGTCCTCGGACGGAACGGTTGAGTGGCTTAGATCGGCCTTTCAAGACGTGAGGGTCATTGAGAACAGTCAGAATGTTGGCTTCGCGGCCGGATGCAACGTGGGGATGCTATCCGGGCGTGCGGAGTTTGTTCTGCTCCTGAACCCGGACTGCGTGATTGATGTCGAGTCGCTGCGCAATCTCGTGGAATGCCTCACTGAGCACCCAATGGCTGCTTGTGTTGCTCCCAGGCTCCGAAGCGGGACGAAGATACTTCCACCAGTGTATCGTTCTGTGGTTACGCTCCGAGAGTTTCTGGCAAAGATGCTTCTCTTGGACCGGGTTGCGAGGCGAATCAGGCCCCAGGAACGGTTAGGTGAAAAGATGTGCTCCGCCGCTGTTTCTGCGTCATCCGGAGCACAAGAGGTGGATTACTTCGTCGGCGCTTGTGTTCTGTGCAGAAGGTCTCATCTTCAATCTGTTGGCATGTTTGACCCCGGTTTCTTTCTGTATTTCGAGGACCAGGACCTCTCGTTAAGGCTCCGCGAGCGGGGGTTTGACGTCATGTTTTGCCCGGACGTTCTAGTCG